From a single Fulvivirga ulvae genomic region:
- a CDS encoding sodium:solute symporter has translation MSIIDWTVLLGTLLFIVVYGIWKSRGSKNINDYLLGDNSMKWGTIGLSVMATQASAITFLSTPGLAYESGMAFVQNYFGLPIAIIIVSAVFIPIFYKLKVYTAYEFLENRFDLKTRSLGAFLFLVQRGLAAGITIYAPAIILSTMLKWDLSLTILVTGILVVIYTVSGGTKAVSLTQKYQMAVIMGGMFVAFFMIIDHLPDYLSFNNAIHIAGKMGKLEAVDFSFDPEKRYTIWTGLTGGLFLALSYFGTDQSQVQRYLTGTSVAESRLGLIFNAILKVPMQFFILFVGVMVFVFYQFVQPPLYFKQAEMEQIYSTEYRDEVEQLESAYSQNFELKKQQLEDLVVAMEQNENGKVASLTEQVRQSDAEAKEIRGELKGLLLAHDPEVETKDSDYVFLTFIMNYLPKGVIGLLLAVIFSAAMSSTSGELNALGSTTSVDFYKRLIKKEGSDKHYLVASKLLTAFWGVVAIGFALFARLLENLIEAVNILGSIFYGTILGIFLVAFFVKFVKGNAVFIAAVMAQIIVIISFYTFEISYLWYNAIGCALVVIISMLFQLILPGANGNADSRQAA, from the coding sequence ATGAGCATAATCGACTGGACGGTACTATTAGGTACATTATTGTTTATTGTTGTATATGGTATATGGAAGAGCAGAGGAAGCAAAAATATTAATGACTATCTGCTAGGGGATAACTCAATGAAGTGGGGAACCATTGGCTTGTCTGTAATGGCAACCCAGGCCAGTGCCATCACATTTTTGTCCACTCCAGGATTGGCGTATGAGTCAGGGATGGCTTTTGTTCAAAATTATTTTGGCCTTCCTATAGCTATTATCATAGTTTCAGCAGTATTTATCCCTATATTCTATAAGCTTAAGGTATATACTGCATATGAGTTTCTCGAAAACAGATTTGATTTGAAAACACGCTCCCTGGGAGCATTTTTGTTTCTTGTACAGCGAGGTCTTGCCGCAGGCATTACTATTTATGCTCCGGCTATTATTTTATCTACCATGCTCAAATGGGACCTTTCACTTACCATACTTGTTACAGGTATACTGGTTGTGATCTATACAGTATCCGGAGGCACAAAAGCTGTTAGTCTGACACAAAAATATCAAATGGCTGTAATTATGGGTGGTATGTTCGTAGCCTTTTTTATGATCATAGATCACCTCCCTGACTATCTTTCTTTTAATAATGCAATTCACATTGCAGGTAAAATGGGCAAGTTAGAGGCCGTTGACTTTTCATTTGACCCTGAAAAACGATATACAATCTGGACAGGCTTAACTGGTGGTTTGTTTCTGGCACTTTCATATTTCGGAACCGATCAGTCACAGGTACAACGTTACCTGACCGGTACCTCGGTTGCCGAAAGCAGGTTGGGATTGATCTTTAACGCCATATTAAAGGTGCCTATGCAGTTCTTTATCCTTTTTGTAGGGGTTATGGTATTCGTTTTTTACCAATTTGTACAACCGCCATTGTATTTCAAACAGGCTGAAATGGAGCAGATATACAGTACTGAATACCGGGATGAGGTTGAGCAGTTGGAAAGTGCCTATAGCCAAAATTTTGAGTTAAAGAAGCAGCAGCTGGAAGACCTTGTGGTGGCCATGGAGCAAAATGAAAATGGAAAAGTGGCTTCCTTAACTGAGCAGGTACGGCAAAGTGATGCCGAGGCCAAAGAGATAAGAGGTGAACTAAAAGGCCTTTTGTTAGCCCATGATCCTGAAGTTGAAACTAAGGATTCTGATTATGTATTTCTTACGTTTATCATGAACTATCTGCCCAAAGGAGTAATTGGTTTACTGCTTGCCGTTATTTTTTCGGCTGCCATGTCTTCCACTTCCGGAGAACTAAATGCACTTGGCTCAACTACATCGGTCGATTTTTATAAAAGACTGATTAAAAAGGAAGGGTCAGATAAGCATTATTTGGTCGCTTCAAAGCTTTTAACGGCATTTTGGGGTGTTGTGGCCATAGGTTTTGCCTTGTTTGCCCGCCTTCTGGAAAACCTTATTGAGGCGGTTAATATCCTGGGGTCGATATTCTATGGTACCATACTGGGGATCTTCCTTGTGGCATTCTTTGTGAAATTTGTAAAAGGCAATGCGGTGTTTATTGCGGCTGTTATGGCGCAGATCATCGTTATTATAAGCTTTTATACTTTTGAGATCAGCTATTTATGGTACAATGCCATAGGTTGTGCGCTGGTAGTAATAATCTCTATGCTGTTTCAGCTTATTTTGCCAGGTGCAAATGGGAATGCTGATTCCAGGCAGGCAGCATAA
- a CDS encoding OmpA family protein, translated as MMRKSISGVLLLVLCVTSLIAQNVDRVFTNVNSIYDEQNPVLSPDGHTLYFTRSNHPENAGGVIDKGDIWYSTLTADRQWSAPKNAKNLNNKEWNGVIGFSKDGHTIYLHNHYTESNGSVRTQGIAKATKQGKGWSVPSDINIPYYKNLAGNSGGYISGDGKVLVMSLESYGTKGGEDLYVILKKDNGTWGEPKNLGGVINTKFQEFSPFLADDGKTLYFSSNGRGGKGSSEIFMSERLDDSWKNWSTPSALDHINTKGREKDFKIYEGFALYSSTINSDGYSDLKMYTEKPMDSLMQVTEPLAQLDTGIQIIEMERDSVIAEPNAITVYGKVLDANSNEYINAIVTVTGKDNYKKEIPTADDNGYYSLSIPAAGIYEVRVDAPGYISKRETLDVYTSEMKLVEMNYTLQPISVGTTVNLENVLFEQSTPNILESSYEELNLVVDLMKQNPSMKIRLEGHTDNRGLPKHNLKLSKRRAEAVEEYLVKHGISPKRVSGKGYGGNRPIADNDDPEKRKLNRRVEFTIVKE; from the coding sequence ATGATGAGGAAGAGTATTTCAGGAGTGCTGCTGTTGGTTTTATGTGTAACTTCTTTAATCGCTCAGAATGTAGACCGTGTGTTTACAAATGTTAACAGTATATATGATGAGCAAAATCCGGTTTTGAGCCCGGATGGACATACGTTGTATTTTACCAGAAGTAATCACCCTGAGAATGCAGGAGGGGTAATAGATAAAGGAGATATCTGGTATAGTACGTTGACTGCTGACCGTCAGTGGTCTGCCCCGAAAAATGCAAAGAATCTCAATAATAAGGAATGGAATGGTGTAATTGGTTTTTCCAAAGATGGTCATACCATATACCTCCATAATCACTATACCGAATCCAATGGCTCAGTGCGAACTCAGGGTATTGCAAAGGCAACAAAACAAGGTAAAGGCTGGTCAGTACCATCAGATATAAATATTCCTTACTATAAGAATTTAGCAGGTAACTCCGGGGGCTATATATCAGGAGATGGAAAAGTTTTGGTAATGTCACTGGAGTCTTACGGTACCAAAGGAGGCGAAGATCTGTACGTTATCCTGAAGAAGGATAACGGTACATGGGGTGAACCTAAAAATCTTGGAGGTGTCATTAATACCAAATTTCAGGAGTTCTCACCTTTTTTGGCAGATGACGGTAAAACATTATATTTCTCATCCAACGGAAGGGGAGGAAAAGGAAGTAGTGAAATTTTTATGTCTGAAAGACTTGATGACAGTTGGAAAAACTGGAGTACTCCATCAGCCTTGGATCACATCAACACCAAAGGGAGGGAAAAGGATTTTAAGATCTATGAGGGGTTTGCGCTATACTCTTCTACTATCAACAGCGATGGCTACAGTGATCTTAAAATGTACACGGAGAAACCAATGGACTCGCTGATGCAGGTGACCGAACCACTGGCACAGCTGGATACGGGAATCCAAATCATTGAGATGGAAAGAGACTCGGTAATTGCCGAACCTAATGCAATTACTGTCTATGGTAAAGTGCTGGACGCTAATAGTAATGAGTATATAAATGCTATTGTAACTGTAACGGGTAAAGATAATTACAAAAAAGAGATTCCTACAGCTGACGATAATGGGTATTATTCACTTAGTATTCCTGCTGCCGGTATTTATGAGGTTAGGGTAGATGCTCCCGGTTATATAAGCAAGCGTGAAACCCTTGATGTCTATACCAGTGAGATGAAACTTGTTGAGATGAACTATACATTGCAACCCATTTCCGTTGGTACTACAGTAAATCTGGAAAATGTACTTTTTGAACAGTCAACCCCCAATATTCTGGAGAGCTCCTATGAAGAACTTAATCTGGTTGTAGATCTGATGAAACAGAACCCTTCTATGAAAATAAGACTAGAAGGACACACAGATAACCGTGGATTACCTAAGCATAACCTGAAACTTTCTAAACGGCGTGCTGAAGCTGTTGAGGAGTACCTGGTAAAACATGGTATTTCCCCAAAACGGGTCTCAGGTAAAGGTTATGGAGGAAACAGGCCAATTGCTGACAACGATGATCCTGAAAAGCGTAAACTAAACAGGAGGGTTGAGTTTACTATTGTGAAGGAATAG
- a CDS encoding universal stress protein — protein MNKILCPVDFSDTSLNAIEFAVEIGKKFRSTVTLVHIFTENDFNKIVGEASIGRSFKELLGMATAKVKKLADQINEDYKSEGLLNCDYQVELGELTDRILDMISEGQYDLIVMGTTGISRVRGVFFGSNTEDIIEKAKIPILCVPKSASFGGFKKIVYASDFMKEDRMAIQEVISFATLFDARISVLHINLRDDEENYNKFIDELKSFIQYKKINFVNKRFKDDIGMGIEEFMQDENSDLLVVYKKHRGFLGSMFHKSLTKTLSYSTDKPFLVLKLDNNID, from the coding sequence ATGAACAAGATATTATGTCCTGTAGATTTTTCTGATACTTCACTGAATGCTATAGAGTTTGCAGTGGAGATTGGTAAGAAGTTCCGTTCCACGGTTACTCTGGTACATATTTTCACTGAAAATGACTTTAACAAAATAGTTGGTGAGGCCTCCATAGGCCGCTCTTTTAAAGAGCTGTTAGGTATGGCTACGGCCAAGGTTAAAAAGCTGGCAGACCAGATTAATGAAGATTATAAATCAGAGGGGCTGCTCAATTGTGATTATCAGGTAGAGCTCGGGGAGCTGACCGATCGAATTTTGGATATGATCTCCGAAGGGCAGTATGATCTTATCGTTATGGGTACCACCGGGATTAGTCGAGTCAGGGGAGTGTTTTTTGGCAGCAATACAGAAGATATTATTGAGAAAGCTAAAATCCCCATACTCTGCGTACCCAAAAGTGCGTCATTCGGAGGTTTTAAGAAGATTGTTTATGCCTCTGATTTTATGAAAGAGGATAGAATGGCCATACAGGAAGTGATCTCCTTTGCCACTCTTTTTGATGCCCGCATAAGTGTACTGCATATAAATCTACGCGATGACGAAGAAAACTATAACAAGTTTATTGACGAATTGAAAAGCTTCATTCAATATAAAAAAATCAACTTCGTTAATAAAAGGTTTAAAGATGATATAGGTATGGGGATTGAGGAGTTTATGCAGGACGAAAATAGTGACCTCCTGGTGGTTTATAAAAAACACAGAGGATTTCTCGGTAGCATGTTTCACAAAAGCCTCACAAAAACCTTGTCTTATTCTACCGATAAGCCGTTCTTAGTGCTGAAATTAGATAATAATATTGATTGA
- a CDS encoding TetR/AcrR family transcriptional regulator, with the protein METIEVGVRAKKSARIKVEILIASTQLVGKKSFTELYVDDICDRVGISKVTFFKYFPQKDDILLYFLRTWCLDRAVDLYHNPKEGIEGIHYLFDKVADTFERNPGLMLSLISYFTSLTRPPSPFPLKSVERRILYPNEINLDKIQIMSIPQMMEKFLLEAIFKKQITLSSHTKELANLFITVLYGSIVTAHLEQISSIKVLFRRNIDNLLKGLS; encoded by the coding sequence ATGGAAACTATTGAAGTAGGGGTCAGGGCGAAAAAGTCCGCCAGAATTAAGGTGGAGATATTAATTGCTTCTACACAACTCGTTGGTAAAAAGTCGTTTACAGAACTTTACGTTGATGATATTTGCGATCGGGTAGGTATTTCGAAAGTAACTTTTTTTAAGTATTTTCCACAAAAAGATGATATCCTGCTCTATTTTCTGAGAACCTGGTGTTTGGATAGAGCAGTAGATTTATATCACAATCCCAAAGAGGGTATTGAAGGTATACACTATTTGTTTGATAAAGTGGCTGATACCTTTGAGCGTAATCCGGGACTCATGCTTAGCCTGATAAGTTACTTTACCAGTCTGACCCGTCCGCCATCTCCCTTTCCATTAAAGTCTGTTGAAAGAAGGATACTCTACCCCAATGAGATTAACCTTGACAAGATACAGATCATGTCTATTCCGCAGATGATGGAAAAATTTTTACTGGAGGCAATTTTTAAGAAGCAAATAACGCTTTCAAGCCATACAAAAGAACTCGCCAACCTCTTTATTACGGTATTGTACGGCTCTATTGTTACGGCCCATCTTGAGCAGATCAGTTCTATTAAAGTATTGTTCAGGAGAAACATAGACAATCTGCTTAAAGGGTTGAGCTGA
- a CDS encoding DUF2911 domain-containing protein, producing MKKTILSVLASFCFIAGAMSQISTPQASPAGSVYSKVGLTDVTIDYYRPKVKDRKIFGEGKDYLQPYGETWRTGANSGSKLTLSTEAQIAGTKVPAGEYLIFTVPGKDEWSFMLYSDLTIGGNVSAYDKKNEVVNTTVKPTKLTQKVEALTFNIADISDDNTSANIQLTWDDVSVKIPLKVEFDEVVMKDIAAKTKVNPSNYVVAANYYYNTGKDLNQALEWVNKYLAEGDNSKQFWNVHLKAQILAKMGKKKEAIETAKKSIEAAKASPQGDFGYVKRNEDLIASLK from the coding sequence ATGAAAAAAACAATACTATCTGTTCTGGCATCGTTTTGTTTTATTGCCGGTGCTATGTCTCAGATCAGCACCCCGCAAGCAAGCCCTGCCGGCTCTGTTTACAGTAAAGTAGGACTAACTGACGTTACGATCGATTACTACAGACCAAAAGTAAAAGACCGTAAAATCTTCGGAGAAGGGAAAGACTACTTACAACCTTACGGAGAAACCTGGAGAACAGGCGCTAACTCAGGCTCAAAGCTTACTTTAAGTACCGAAGCTCAGATTGCTGGTACTAAAGTGCCCGCAGGAGAGTACCTGATATTTACTGTTCCCGGCAAAGATGAGTGGAGCTTCATGCTTTATTCAGACCTTACCATAGGTGGCAATGTATCTGCTTATGACAAGAAAAATGAAGTGGTGAACACTACTGTAAAACCAACTAAACTTACTCAAAAAGTAGAAGCACTAACTTTTAATATTGCAGATATCAGTGACGATAATACCTCTGCAAACATTCAGCTGACATGGGACGATGTATCTGTTAAAATTCCCTTGAAGGTTGAGTTTGATGAAGTTGTAATGAAAGATATTGCAGCAAAAACAAAAGTTAATCCTTCAAACTATGTTGTTGCAGCAAACTATTACTACAATACCGGTAAGGACCTAAACCAGGCTTTGGAATGGGTAAACAAGTATCTCGCTGAAGGTGATAACTCCAAACAATTCTGGAATGTACACTTAAAAGCTCAGATTCTGGCCAAGATGGGTAAGAAGAAAGAAGCTATTGAGACAGCTAAAAAATCTATAGAAGCTGCTAAAGCAAGCCCTCAGGGAGATTTTGGTTATGTAAAAAGAAATGAAGACCTGATTGCCAGTCTGAAGTAA
- a CDS encoding DNA-3-methyladenine glycosylase, whose protein sequence is MKLDKSFFLRNSVTEVARDLLGKTLFTNFDKQLTAGIVVETEAYSYTEKACHAYNNRRTARTDTLFHEGGTCYVYLCYGIHKLFNIVTNRQDTAEAVLIRAVEPVVGMETMLSRRGLDSESTALTSGPGKLSQALGINLKHNKITLFEDNIWLEDNRVERGVINESPRIGVAYAEEDALLPWRFTLKDNPWVSKGNNTYKTFYSK, encoded by the coding sequence ATGAAGCTTGATAAATCATTTTTTTTGAGGAATTCAGTTACCGAAGTGGCTCGTGATCTTTTAGGAAAAACCCTCTTTACAAATTTTGATAAACAACTTACAGCGGGAATTGTTGTAGAAACAGAAGCGTATTCCTATACTGAAAAGGCCTGCCATGCCTATAATAATCGTAGAACGGCACGCACTGATACACTGTTTCATGAGGGTGGAACCTGCTACGTATACTTATGCTATGGTATACATAAGCTTTTCAATATAGTTACTAACAGGCAGGACACAGCCGAGGCTGTTTTGATACGTGCAGTTGAACCGGTAGTGGGAATGGAAACCATGCTGTCTCGCCGAGGTCTTGACAGTGAAAGTACTGCGCTGACTTCCGGGCCCGGAAAGCTGTCTCAGGCCTTGGGTATTAACCTGAAACACAACAAAATTACCCTGTTCGAAGACAATATTTGGCTGGAGGATAATCGTGTTGAAAGAGGCGTGATCAATGAATCACCACGGATTGGAGTAGCTTACGCGGAGGAAGATGCTTTATTGCCATGGAGATTCACACTAAAGGATAATCCGTGGGTCAGCAAAGGCAATAACACTTATAAAACTTTCTATTCTAAATAG